Proteins co-encoded in one Peptococcaceae bacterium 1198_IL3148 genomic window:
- a CDS encoding sigma-70 family RNA polymerase sigma factor, with product MSITDKELIEKSLSGDYIAFEELIHKYENKVYTVAYRFMGNHADACDLAQEAFIKMYQALPKFRGDSSFMTWIYHITANVCRDELRRRQKKQTLSLDDDSDDNVAPKFTIASDEPGPEEIIESLELSTQVQQCLNMLSEDYRLILIMREIQGLSYDEIAETMNISLGTVKSRLSRARSVFKEKITPILEQSTTRPRQTNRERMIL from the coding sequence TTGTCTATTACTGACAAGGAACTTATCGAAAAAAGTTTATCCGGTGATTACATAGCTTTTGAAGAACTAATACATAAGTATGAAAATAAGGTATATACCGTAGCTTATCGCTTTATGGGCAACCATGCCGATGCCTGTGATTTGGCTCAAGAGGCCTTTATAAAAATGTATCAGGCGTTGCCGAAGTTTAGAGGCGATTCTAGTTTTATGACTTGGATATATCATATTACTGCTAATGTATGTCGGGATGAGTTGCGCCGGCGGCAAAAAAAGCAAACTTTGTCATTGGATGATGATAGTGATGATAATGTAGCACCCAAGTTTACCATTGCCAGTGATGAACCAGGACCAGAGGAAATAATAGAGAGTTTAGAATTAAGCACCCAGGTACAACAGTGCTTAAATATGCTGAGCGAAGATTACCGCTTGATTTTAATTATGCGAGAAATCCAAGGCTTGTCTTATGATGAAATTGCTGAGACTATGAATATCTCTTTAGGCACTGTGAAATCAAGATTGAGCAGAGCTCGTTCAGTTTTCAAGGAAAAAATTACTCCAATTCTGGAACAATCTACAACCCGTCCTCGTCAAACTAATAGGGAGAGGATGATACTATGA
- a CDS encoding zf-HC2 domain-containing protein, whose amino-acid sequence MKCQDVCENLSAYLDGELDKGEASSIAAHLMACRNCRNEWEQLNTASALLRELPEIEPPPEFMLGLSERLAALPMTVADEEKTSLSHRIQRMVKKPWYKVAAAAAMFGLAFGITQLWDNGNSNIINHPEINPMVITETQPKGSDNGSMPVVNRINDEQQLPNDDTTVKTEPQNTEPGAQASTNKDKVDKTPKEESPKAPAAYTEAVDDPTMTASTLAANIYTMSIQIAVTEDDIAVAEQAVRDISAKYNGKLQQTGSEFNIKFPRQGTDISLLLPEFKAVGEVSTVPMKDVIGEYREQINKLEQTKADLAKQLENSKTKNADKLQQQINQVQNEINQKLAEVKELSNYININVKLVA is encoded by the coding sequence ATGAAGTGTCAGGATGTGTGTGAAAATTTATCGGCTTACCTAGATGGTGAACTTGACAAAGGCGAAGCCAGCAGTATAGCCGCCCACTTGATGGCATGTCGTAATTGTAGGAATGAGTGGGAACAATTAAATACAGCCAGTGCTTTGCTCCGCGAATTGCCGGAAATTGAGCCACCACCTGAATTCATGCTTGGTTTAAGTGAAAGATTAGCTGCTTTGCCAATGACGGTAGCAGATGAAGAAAAAACTTCACTTTCGCATCGGATACAACGGATGGTGAAAAAGCCTTGGTACAAAGTTGCCGCAGCGGCAGCGATGTTCGGTTTAGCTTTTGGGATTACTCAACTGTGGGATAACGGCAATAGTAACATTATTAACCATCCGGAAATTAATCCAATGGTAATCACTGAAACGCAGCCCAAGGGCAGTGATAACGGATCTATGCCGGTAGTTAACAGAATTAATGATGAACAACAGTTGCCAAATGACGATACAACTGTAAAAACAGAGCCACAAAATACTGAACCGGGGGCACAGGCATCTACAAATAAGGATAAAGTTGATAAGACACCTAAGGAGGAGTCCCCTAAAGCGCCCGCGGCCTATACTGAAGCTGTTGATGATCCAACTATGACAGCTAGCACCCTTGCGGCTAACATTTATACCATGTCCATTCAAATAGCGGTAACAGAAGATGATATCGCCGTTGCTGAACAAGCGGTGCGTGACATCAGTGCTAAGTACAATGGTAAGCTGCAACAAACGGGCAGTGAATTTAATATTAAATTCCCACGGCAAGGCACAGACATATCATTATTGTTACCAGAATTCAAGGCTGTTGGTGAAGTTAGCACCGTTCCCATGAAGGATGTGATCGGGGAATATCGAGAGCAAATTAATAAGCTGGAACAAACAAAGGCAGATTTAGCTAAACAATTAGAAAATAGCAAAACAAAAAATGCTGATAAACTGCAGCAACAAATTAATCAAGTGCAAAATGAAATTAATCAAAAACTTGCTGAAGTTAAAGAACTATCAAATTACATCAACATTAATGTTAAACTGGTGGCCTAG
- a CDS encoding NifU family protein — MKERVEEALAKVRPFLQRDGGDVQLVEVTEDNVVKVKLKGACHGUPGAAQTLKLGIERVLKEAIPEIKEVVNVQ, encoded by the coding sequence ATGAAGGAAAGAGTGGAAGAGGCATTAGCTAAAGTACGTCCATTTCTCCAACGGGATGGTGGAGATGTTCAACTGGTGGAAGTAACCGAGGACAATGTAGTAAAAGTAAAATTAAAAGGTGCTTGCCATGGCTGACCTGGCGCAGCCCAGACCCTAAAACTGGGGATTGAGCGGGTGCTCAAGGAAGCTATACCTGAAATTAAAGAAGTTGTAAATGTTCAATAA
- a CDS encoding NifU family protein, giving the protein MKEKVQAALEKLRPFLQRDGGDVELVEVSDDGIVKVKLQGACQGUPGATQTLKNGIERVLKQEVPEVKEVVQA; this is encoded by the coding sequence ATGAAAGAAAAAGTACAAGCAGCGCTTGAGAAGCTTCGCCCGTTTTTGCAACGGGATGGTGGTGACGTGGAACTGGTGGAAGTATCTGATGATGGTATAGTTAAAGTAAAATTGCAAGGTGCCTGTCAAGGCTGACCTGGTGCCACACAGACCCTAAAAAATGGGATTGAGCGGGTGCTCAAACAAGAGGTGCCAGAAGTGAAGGAAGTAGTACAAGCTTAG
- a CDS encoding selenium metabolism-associated LysR family transcriptional regulator, producing the protein MNTTLLRTFVTVVNKQSLSLAAQEIHITQPAVSKHINTLEEYFGVGLIERRGRGVTLTPAGTILYHYANEVLGLLNKAEREIRDLSATVKGKLVIWASSIPGHYILPYIIGEFKKQYPEVHISLQISDSNDVIHHLLDETAQLGAVGTKPDNKKLETKNFYPDELVVITPKDHPLAGKKSISLSELTKEKLIWRSIGSGTRKMLEEKLAQLRLSLEELNIVMELGSTGAIVTAVQAGLGVSIVSKWAIYKEKSMGEIAVLEINDLNMERNLYLCYPKKRYQNRVVQAFLEFANSDAYTLPQIDKD; encoded by the coding sequence TTGAACACTACACTTTTAAGAACATTTGTAACGGTGGTCAATAAACAAAGTCTTTCACTGGCTGCCCAAGAAATACATATTACCCAACCAGCAGTCAGCAAACATATCAACACTTTAGAGGAGTATTTTGGTGTAGGCCTAATTGAAAGACGAGGTCGTGGAGTAACCCTAACTCCGGCAGGCACCATTCTTTACCATTACGCCAACGAAGTTTTAGGATTACTTAACAAAGCCGAACGGGAAATTAGAGATTTAAGTGCCACCGTAAAGGGCAAACTGGTGATTTGGGCCAGTTCTATCCCGGGACACTATATTCTTCCCTATATAATAGGCGAATTTAAAAAACAATATCCAGAAGTCCATATATCCTTACAAATTTCAGATTCCAACGACGTTATTCATCATTTGTTGGATGAAACGGCACAGTTGGGAGCAGTGGGCACTAAACCTGATAATAAGAAGCTAGAAACAAAAAATTTTTATCCTGATGAGCTGGTGGTTATAACACCTAAAGACCACCCACTGGCGGGCAAAAAAAGTATTTCGTTATCAGAGTTAACCAAAGAAAAACTTATCTGGCGATCCATCGGCTCTGGCACCAGAAAAATGTTGGAGGAAAAGCTAGCTCAGCTACGTCTATCGCTGGAAGAACTAAACATTGTAATGGAGTTGGGTAGCACCGGAGCCATTGTTACCGCAGTACAAGCCGGGTTAGGCGTTTCCATCGTTTCTAAATGGGCAATTTATAAGGAAAAATCTATGGGGGAAATTGCCGTTTTAGAAATAAATGATTTGAATATGGAAAGGAACCTATATCTTTGCTATCCAAAAAAGCGCTATCAAAACCGAGTTGTCCAAGCCTTTTTGGAATTTGCCAACAGTGATGCCTACACCTTACCACAAATTGATAAGGATTAA
- a CDS encoding CapA family protein: MLNKDRSTLITLTIVFSILISVVCGCTKPSQGPILEAPPVNPEPESIVVEVAAVGDFLMHMPVINAAWDNNIGKYDFASQLNPVKSLLAKPDLTIANLETRLAGQNNGGYSGYPVFNCPEQLAYDLKAVGIDVVTTANNHSLDRGFSGLLTTLDNLEAAGLKPVGNYRTMEERKVPLIIDVKGIKIGILNYTDSVNGIPIPAGKEYAINMVDLEKINNDIQQLKSAGSDVIIMYLHFGIEYQRYPNEQQKQLVDQLFAMGIDIIFGDHVHVIQPMEKRSINFAGQDKEVFVIYSLGNFISNQRWQYSDSGVIVNIQLEKHPATNITTITKVDYVPTWVHTYLANGKKHYRVVAVEKAMRDYEQQLDATITPSDYQRLQQVWLETTSHLTKVGQNILPRTIQ, translated from the coding sequence ATGTTAAATAAAGATAGAAGTACACTAATTACATTAACTATTGTTTTTTCTATATTAATCAGCGTTGTGTGCGGCTGTACTAAGCCCAGCCAAGGGCCAATTCTAGAGGCTCCCCCGGTCAATCCAGAACCCGAATCAATTGTGGTAGAAGTGGCTGCCGTAGGAGACTTTTTAATGCACATGCCAGTTATTAACGCGGCTTGGGATAATAATATTGGCAAATACGACTTTGCCAGTCAGTTAAATCCCGTTAAAAGCCTCTTGGCAAAGCCTGATTTAACCATAGCCAATTTAGAAACCCGTCTGGCTGGCCAAAACAATGGCGGTTACTCCGGTTACCCGGTCTTTAACTGTCCCGAACAGTTGGCCTATGATTTAAAGGCAGTGGGGATAGATGTGGTTACCACCGCCAACAACCACAGTTTAGACCGGGGTTTTAGCGGTTTATTAACCACATTGGATAATCTGGAGGCTGCAGGGCTAAAACCGGTGGGAAATTATCGGACGATGGAAGAACGAAAGGTGCCGTTAATAATAGATGTAAAGGGAATTAAAATCGGCATTTTAAATTACACCGATAGCGTCAACGGCATACCAATCCCAGCGGGCAAAGAATATGCTATTAATATGGTGGATCTAGAAAAAATCAATAATGACATTCAACAGTTGAAAAGCGCCGGGTCTGATGTGATAATTATGTACTTGCATTTTGGCATTGAATATCAACGCTACCCCAATGAACAACAAAAACAATTGGTTGACCAGTTGTTTGCCATGGGTATAGACATCATTTTTGGCGACCACGTCCATGTTATTCAACCAATGGAAAAACGTAGTATTAATTTTGCAGGCCAAGACAAAGAGGTATTTGTAATTTATTCCCTTGGCAACTTTATCTCAAATCAGCGTTGGCAGTATTCTGACAGTGGTGTTATTGTCAACATTCAGTTAGAAAAACATCCTGCAACCAACATTACAACTATAACTAAAGTAGATTATGTACCCACTTGGGTACATACCTACCTGGCCAATGGCAAAAAACATTACCGGGTGGTGGCGGTGGAAAAGGCGATGCGTGATTATGAACAACAGTTGGATGCCACCATTACCCCCAGCGACTATCAACGGCTACAACAGGTGTGGTTAGAAACCACTTCTCACCTGACTAAAGTGGGGCAAAACATACTACCGCGGACAATACAGTAA
- a CDS encoding iron-containing alcohol dehydrogenase, translating into MAVSAYFIPTVNLMGAGCVNEVGDRLKSLGATKALIVTDAGIVKMGMADKIKGIIEGAGVQAVVFGGAEPNPTDNNVDAGFKVWQDEKCDAIVSLGGGSSHDCAKGVGLLAANGGKIHDYEGVDKSTNPMVPLLAINTTAGTASEMTRFCIITDTSRKVKMAIVDWRVTPAISFNDPELMAGMPPALTAATGMDALTHAIEAYVSTAATPLTDSAALMAIELIAKWLPAAVANGTNMVAREKMAFAQFLGGMAFNNASLGYVHAMAHQLGGFYNLPHGVCNAILLPHVEQFNLIACPERFRDIAIALGENVEGLSVNDAAQVAIDSIKRLSASVGIPAGLAELGVKEEDLEIMATNAKKDACQATNPRLATLQEVIQIFKNAM; encoded by the coding sequence ATGGCTGTAAGCGCATATTTTATTCCCACTGTAAACTTAATGGGAGCCGGTTGTGTTAACGAAGTAGGTGACAGACTTAAGAGTTTAGGAGCTACCAAAGCCCTAATCGTTACCGATGCTGGTATTGTTAAAATGGGGATGGCTGATAAAATTAAAGGTATTATTGAGGGTGCTGGTGTTCAGGCAGTGGTCTTTGGCGGAGCTGAACCCAACCCAACTGATAATAACGTAGATGCTGGTTTTAAAGTATGGCAAGATGAAAAATGCGATGCCATTGTGTCTCTGGGCGGCGGATCTTCCCATGACTGTGCCAAAGGTGTAGGCCTATTAGCTGCTAACGGTGGTAAAATCCATGATTACGAAGGTGTAGATAAGTCAACCAATCCGATGGTTCCGCTGTTGGCTATAAATACCACTGCTGGTACTGCTTCTGAAATGACTCGTTTCTGTATCATTACCGATACCAGTCGTAAAGTAAAAATGGCCATTGTGGACTGGCGTGTAACCCCTGCCATTTCCTTCAACGACCCAGAATTAATGGCCGGTATGCCTCCTGCATTGACCGCTGCCACTGGTATGGATGCTTTAACCCACGCCATTGAAGCATATGTTTCTACTGCTGCCACTCCTTTAACTGATTCTGCTGCTCTAATGGCTATTGAATTAATTGCTAAGTGGTTACCAGCCGCTGTGGCTAATGGAACCAACATGGTAGCCCGCGAAAAAATGGCCTTTGCCCAGTTCTTAGGTGGTATGGCATTCAACAATGCTAGTCTGGGGTATGTACACGCTATGGCGCACCAATTGGGTGGTTTCTACAACCTACCACACGGTGTTTGTAACGCCATCTTGTTGCCACACGTTGAGCAGTTCAACCTGATTGCTTGCCCAGAGCGGTTCCGGGATATTGCCATCGCTTTGGGTGAAAATGTGGAGGGCTTATCGGTAAATGATGCTGCTCAAGTGGCCATTGATTCCATCAAGAGGCTGTCTGCATCAGTGGGTATCCCAGCTGGATTAGCTGAACTGGGTGTTAAGGAAGAGGATTTAGAAATTATGGCTACCAACGCTAAGAAAGATGCTTGTCAAGCCACCAACCCACGTTTGGCCACTTTACAAGAAGTTATTCAAATCTTTAAGAATGCAATGTAA
- a CDS encoding iron-containing alcohol dehydrogenase: MKNKLLEISKFVAPEIIFGLGAVAQAGESALRLGAKKIFLVSDDNVLAAGWVEQVLIHIKQARLDYEIWCCHTCNPKDYEVAAGAKAYLESSCDAIMAVGGGSSIDAAKAIAVLASNGGSLKDFEGVNKITKPLPPMIMIPSTGGSGSEVTQFAIIVDSARKIKMTIISKSLVPDIAIVDPYLLNTLDRHYTASTGIDALCHGIESYVSLAATPLTDVHALYAIQLVSNNLRESVACRSNLEAKTAMAMASLQAGLAFSNAILGATHAMTHQVDGLLDQSHGATIGIIMPYVMSYNLIACAERYAKVAEALGVKTEGMSIWKAAEKAIHWIKKLRHDIELPTKLSDIGLEEQVIPKLAENALKDVCLVTNPRDTDQQDLAQLFKRAL; encoded by the coding sequence GTGAAGAACAAACTGTTAGAGATAAGCAAATTTGTAGCGCCAGAAATCATCTTTGGTTTAGGAGCTGTGGCCCAAGCAGGGGAAAGTGCTCTGCGATTGGGGGCTAAGAAAATATTTTTGGTTTCAGACGATAATGTATTGGCGGCAGGTTGGGTGGAACAGGTATTAATTCACATCAAGCAGGCTAGATTGGATTACGAAATTTGGTGTTGTCATACCTGTAATCCTAAGGATTATGAAGTGGCGGCCGGAGCCAAGGCCTATTTAGAATCGTCATGTGATGCCATCATGGCAGTGGGCGGGGGCAGTTCCATTGATGCAGCCAAAGCGATCGCTGTATTGGCCAGTAACGGTGGTAGTCTAAAGGATTTTGAAGGTGTAAACAAAATTACTAAACCGCTGCCTCCAATGATTATGATCCCGTCCACCGGTGGTTCGGGGTCGGAGGTAACGCAGTTTGCCATTATTGTGGACAGTGCCAGAAAAATAAAAATGACAATTATATCAAAATCCTTAGTGCCGGATATTGCCATTGTTGACCCGTACTTATTAAATACTTTGGATAGACATTACACCGCTTCCACTGGTATTGATGCTTTGTGTCATGGCATAGAATCTTATGTTTCGCTGGCGGCAACGCCACTTACCGATGTCCATGCTCTCTATGCCATTCAGCTGGTGTCCAATAATTTACGGGAGTCGGTGGCCTGTCGTTCAAATTTAGAAGCGAAGACAGCTATGGCTATGGCTAGTTTGCAAGCCGGTTTGGCATTTTCTAACGCTATTTTAGGTGCCACCCATGCCATGACACACCAGGTTGATGGTTTGCTAGACCAAAGTCATGGTGCAACCATTGGCATTATTATGCCCTATGTAATGAGCTATAATTTAATTGCCTGTGCCGAGAGATACGCCAAAGTGGCCGAGGCATTAGGGGTAAAAACAGAGGGGATGTCCATATGGAAGGCGGCAGAAAAGGCAATCCATTGGATTAAAAAACTGCGCCATGACATTGAGTTGCCCACTAAATTATCAGACATTGGTCTCGAAGAGCAAGTCATTCCTAAGTTAGCAGAAAATGCCTTGAAGGATGTTTGCCTGGTTACCAATCCCCGGGATACAGATCAACAGGATTTAGCTCAGTTATTTAAACGCGCATTATAA
- a CDS encoding ATP-binding protein: MLIDEKRIIIENLTGVNSSKLNYYLELKKRNEEIIKQNNRLEIIHQIIKDINIDMSISDIIHRTYSKLPLVLPCDFLGLALLEDKDLFMKAMVPDSACLNQRLTADSLLWQCVQERKYKLYNFSDQSVTMCQQICGCSGGESSDINCLVTIPLFVRQKVIGVLSVGSKQYGAYTDSELRFCQHLADQLAICIENARLYDQVLQGKREWEETFTAIKDPIYLIDLDLNVMRSNNRLLPFINGDKQGDCGHKCYQLLWGINRKCDKCLLEEVISTGKPAHSRKSVSGYVLDVYYYPVFNEQNEIYAVIHHIQDVTEKVKMESQLIQSDKLAAIGEMAAGVAHELNNPMTVIIGTAQLLLREMEKEQPHASYLKDIINGGLRCKRIIQNLLTFSRQEQQPMEPIAVNEQVENVLSLSKYQINRNKISIETDLAENLPLVTANAQQLQQVLLNFLLNARDALDKIDREKYIRISTGLNTTDQGEQQVWLAVEDNGEGIAAENMNKIFNPFYTSKEVSRGTGLGLSVSLGIAQAHGGTIKVISVVGEGSTFKLELPID, translated from the coding sequence ATGTTGATAGATGAAAAACGTATAATCATAGAAAATTTAACCGGAGTAAATTCATCAAAACTTAATTACTATCTGGAATTAAAGAAACGCAATGAAGAAATTATCAAACAAAACAACCGGTTGGAAATTATTCACCAAATTATTAAAGATATCAATATTGACATGTCAATTTCTGACATTATCCATAGGACATACAGTAAATTGCCTTTGGTGTTGCCATGTGATTTTTTGGGACTGGCTCTGTTAGAAGATAAGGACTTGTTTATGAAGGCAATGGTTCCTGATAGTGCCTGTTTAAATCAACGGTTAACAGCTGACTCTTTACTTTGGCAATGTGTGCAGGAACGTAAATATAAACTTTATAATTTTTCTGACCAAAGTGTGACCATGTGTCAGCAAATATGTGGTTGCAGTGGTGGTGAAAGCAGTGACATTAATTGTTTGGTGACAATACCGCTCTTTGTCCGGCAAAAGGTGATTGGCGTATTGTCCGTTGGTTCTAAACAGTATGGTGCTTATACAGATAGTGAGTTGCGCTTCTGTCAACATTTGGCTGATCAGTTGGCTATCTGCATAGAAAATGCTCGCTTATACGACCAAGTGTTGCAAGGCAAACGGGAATGGGAAGAAACCTTTACAGCAATTAAAGACCCAATTTATTTAATAGATTTAGACCTAAATGTAATGCGCAGCAACAACAGGCTGTTACCCTTTATTAATGGCGATAAACAAGGGGACTGTGGACATAAATGTTATCAATTATTGTGGGGCATAAACCGTAAATGTGATAAGTGCTTGCTGGAAGAAGTAATAAGTACTGGCAAACCAGCTCACAGCAGAAAAAGCGTCAGCGGTTATGTACTTGATGTTTATTACTATCCAGTATTTAACGAGCAAAACGAGATCTACGCGGTGATTCATCATATTCAAGATGTAACCGAAAAAGTTAAAATGGAATCTCAGCTAATTCAGTCTGACAAGTTGGCTGCCATTGGTGAGATGGCAGCAGGGGTGGCTCACGAGCTCAATAACCCCATGACAGTAATAATTGGTACGGCACAATTATTATTGAGGGAAATGGAAAAGGAGCAACCCCACGCCAGTTATTTGAAGGATATTATTAATGGTGGTTTGCGCTGCAAACGCATTATACAAAACCTGCTTACCTTTTCGCGCCAGGAACAACAACCGATGGAACCGATAGCGGTTAATGAGCAGGTGGAAAATGTTTTGAGTCTTAGCAAATATCAAATTAACCGCAATAAAATTAGTATTGAGACAGACTTGGCTGAAAATTTGCCTCTAGTTACCGCCAATGCTCAACAATTGCAACAAGTGTTGCTTAATTTTTTGCTAAATGCCCGAGATGCATTGGATAAAATTGATAGAGAAAAATATATTAGAATTAGTACCGGGTTAAATACCACAGACCAAGGGGAGCAACAGGTTTGGCTGGCGGTGGAAGACAATGGTGAAGGAATTGCGGCAGAAAATATGAACAAAATTTTTAATCCCTTTTACACCAGCAAAGAGGTTTCCAGGGGTACTGGCTTAGGTTTGTCAGTAAGTCTGGGCATTGCCCAAGCCCATGGTGGCACCATTAAAGTTATCAGTGTTGTGGGTGAAGGTAGTACTTTTAAATTAGAGTTACCTATTGACTAA
- a CDS encoding sigma-54 dependent transcriptional regulator codes for MEKKPGILIIDDEIEIGVFFRRLLESKGYQVGVATTGDEAETLWENHNYQVALIDLKLPDTDGLTLLRNLKAVQPDCEVIIMTGYATTKTAVKAIQLGAFDYIEKPFEDIAEIEELIKKVLDYKNPIGDSEHRPSWADTANSVGLCYGENEEMHHLLNIADRIANKDINVLINGETGTGKEVLARFIHAASRRVDQSFVAVNCGAMPENILESHLFGHEKGSFTGANNLHRGIFELANNGTLFLDEIGEASLTIQVKLLRVLETGEFYRVGGEKPIRTNVRLIAATNVDLEQAVKDKVFREDLFYRLDVVRLVLPPLRDRAEDIPHLVNYYLQRLGTAGETQISAEAMKWLMEYPWPGNLRELFNTISQAVVLCDDQVILPEHLPQKIMRNGKGVSDNKDTAATTDIDTVHSIKEVVNKFSAGDKLSSQQLLDAYQLVNQLKNGIKENLIKRGISPETPVSLRDIEAQAIEETLAYYRGNISAAAKALGVGRNTLYRKVKEYNIGQK; via the coding sequence ATGGAAAAGAAGCCGGGAATTTTGATTATAGATGACGAAATTGAGATAGGTGTGTTTTTTCGCCGCCTGCTGGAAAGTAAAGGTTATCAAGTGGGAGTAGCCACCACTGGGGACGAAGCCGAAACCCTATGGGAAAACCACAACTATCAAGTGGCGCTAATCGATTTGAAACTCCCGGATACAGATGGTTTGACACTTCTCAGAAATTTGAAAGCTGTCCAACCAGACTGTGAAGTAATTATTATGACTGGTTACGCTACCACCAAAACAGCAGTTAAAGCCATCCAGTTAGGGGCTTTTGATTATATAGAAAAACCCTTTGAAGATATTGCTGAGATTGAAGAATTGATAAAAAAGGTTTTGGATTATAAGAACCCCATTGGTGATAGTGAACACCGCCCCAGTTGGGCCGATACTGCCAATAGCGTGGGTCTTTGCTATGGGGAAAATGAGGAAATGCACCACTTATTAAACATCGCTGACAGAATTGCCAATAAAGATATTAACGTACTAATTAATGGTGAAACCGGTACCGGAAAAGAAGTGTTGGCGCGATTTATTCATGCTGCCAGTCGCCGGGTGGACCAAAGCTTTGTGGCGGTTAACTGCGGTGCTATGCCGGAAAATATTTTAGAAAGTCATTTGTTTGGTCACGAAAAGGGCTCCTTTACCGGTGCTAACAATTTGCATCGGGGTATTTTTGAACTGGCAAACAACGGTACATTGTTTTTGGATGAAATTGGGGAAGCCAGCTTAACGATCCAAGTTAAATTATTGCGGGTTTTAGAAACCGGTGAGTTTTATCGAGTGGGTGGAGAGAAACCTATTCGTACTAACGTAAGGTTAATCGCCGCCACCAATGTGGATCTGGAGCAGGCTGTCAAAGATAAAGTATTTAGAGAAGATTTGTTTTATCGTTTAGACGTGGTGCGTTTAGTTTTACCGCCCCTGAGGGACAGGGCAGAGGACATTCCTCATTTAGTAAACTATTATTTACAGCGGTTAGGCACTGCCGGAGAAACACAAATTTCAGCAGAGGCCATGAAATGGCTAATGGAATACCCATGGCCGGGTAACCTGCGAGAACTATTCAATACCATCAGTCAGGCGGTAGTTTTATGTGATGATCAAGTTATTTTACCTGAGCACTTGCCGCAAAAGATTATGCGCAATGGTAAAGGAGTATCAGATAACAAAGACACCGCTGCAACCACCGATATCGACACTGTTCACAGTATTAAAGAAGTGGTTAATAAATTTAGCGCCGGTGACAAGCTATCCTCCCAACAATTGCTAGATGCTTACCAACTGGTGAATCAACTAAAAAATGGCATTAAAGAGAACCTTATTAAAAGGGGGATTTCCCCAGAAACACCTGTGTCACTAAGGGACATTGAAGCCCAAGCAATAGAAGAAACCTTAGCATATTACAGAGGTAATATTAGTGCCGCTGCTAAAGCACTGGGGGTAGGCCGTAATACACTTTATCGCAAAGTAAAAGAATATAATATCGGGCAAAAATAA
- a CDS encoding MoaD/ThiS family protein, translating to MATIELRAFAEMQQLFKERGWSIPKTVAIPENGITGSDLIKQLDIPADNIEAMFVNGVAFGLKHAIKPGDRVAFVPQGIPSIYRVHLGFYSKENRE from the coding sequence GTGGCTACAATTGAGTTACGAGCCTTTGCAGAAATGCAGCAACTTTTTAAAGAAAGAGGTTGGAGTATACCCAAAACAGTTGCTATTCCAGAAAATGGTATCACTGGTTCTGATTTAATTAAACAATTGGACATTCCAGCTGACAACATTGAGGCGATGTTTGTAAACGGAGTGGCTTTCGGCCTTAAGCACGCTATTAAGCCAGGTGACAGAGTGGCCTTTGTACCCCAAGGCATACCCAGTATTTACCGGGTCCATCTGGGATTTTATAGTAAAGAAAATAGGGAATAG